The following coding sequences are from one Gossypium raimondii isolate GPD5lz chromosome 4, ASM2569854v1, whole genome shotgun sequence window:
- the LOC105780451 gene encoding uncharacterized protein LOC105780451, with translation MVTSFTVKSVATFIGKEKRLGRFRDLVSLSSMENQTKNKIYFHYNHTDSCNSARWTARESYQFMYERPWQDVLHFFSNVVNARLTLSTMFGTDNGPQTCIDVVDDDYKTSEVCDEKEERCGRWERVTFKIILSYSGYAFDGWQKQPGLNTVQEIVEKSLGRFVDDKKARLLKEKSKPLEGCAVVAGRTDKGVSAIRQVCSFYTWRKDVKPCDIEGEINSAAPGKLRVVSVSEVSRVFHPNFSAKWRRYLYIFPLNDQENEKQCCENEKEVESFSFARNCNEPSNKCVESSSSENVENLIFGNNKEFEAPNKPTCFSVCRVNQLLRHLEGKLLSYKMFARDTKASRNIGPPTECFMYHARAAEARIPCLVHEEGRKVMCVELVANRFLRKMVRVLVATSIREAAAGAEEDALLKLMEATCRRATAPPAPPDGLCLVDVGYTDFNPKNCLIP, from the exons ATGGTGACATCCTTTACCGTAAAATCGGTGGCAACTTTTATCGGCAAAGAGAAAAGGCTGGGGAGATTCAGAGACTTGGTATCACTGTCATCCATGGAAAACCAAACGAAAAACAAGATTTATTTTCACTATAACCATACGGATTCTTGCAATTCTGCGAGGTGGACTGCCAGGGAGAGCTATCAATTCATGTATGAGCGACCTTGGCAGGATGTTCTGCATTTCTTTTCCAATGTGGTCAACGCCCGCTTAACCTTATCCACCATGTTTGGCACTGACAATGGCCCTCAG ACATGTATTGatgttgttgatgatgattATAAAACATCAGAGGTTTGTGATGAGAAGGAAGAAAGGTGTGGTAGATGGGAAAGGGTAACATTCAAGATAATTCTTTCATACAGTGGATATGCCTTTGATGGATGGCAGAAGCAGCCTGGTTTGAACACTGTACAGGa AATAGTTGAAAAATCTCTTGGGAGATTCGTTGATGACAAGAAAGCAcgacttttgaaagaaaaatctAAACCACTCGAAGGTTGTGCTGTGGTTGCTGGCCGAACTGACAAAGGAGTGTCTGCTATTCGGCAAGTTTGTTCTTTCT ATACTTGGAGAAAGGATGTAAAACCTTGTGATATTGAGGGGGAAATCAACAGTGCAGCACCTGGGAAACTCAGAGTTGTGTCAGTTTCTGAG GTTTCGCGTGTATTCCATCCCAACTTTTCTGCAAAATGGAGGCGCTATTTGTATATATTTCCTTTGAATGATCAAGAAAATGAGAAGCAATGCTGTGAGAATGAGAAGGAAGTTGAGAGTTTTAGTTTTGCTAGAAACTGTAATGAGCCAAGTAACAAGTGTGTTGAAAGCAGTAGTTCGGAAAATgttgagaatttaattttcgGCAATAATAAAGAGTTTGAAGCACCAAACAAGCCAACTTGTTTCAGTGTATGCCGGGTTAATCAATTACTACGGCATCTAGAAGGAAAATTATTATCATACAAAATGTTTGCACGTGATACCAAAGCCTCTAGAAACAT aGGGCCACCAACGGAGTGCTTCATGTACCATGCTCGAGCTGCAGAAGCAAGAATACCCTGTTTG GTTCATGAGGAAGGAAGGAAGGTTATGTGTGTTGAGTTGGTTGCAAATCGATTCCTACGCAAG ATGGTCCGTGTGCTTGTGGCGACCTCTATAAGGGAAGCAGCTGCAGGAGCAGAAGAAGATGCATTGCTAAAACTGATGGAGGCTACCTGTAGACGTGCCACGGCACCCCCCGCCCCCCCTGATGGGCTATGTCTTGTTGATGTTGGCTATACTGATTTCAACCCAAAAAATTGTCTCATCCCATGA